The sequence below is a genomic window from Sphingobacterium sp. ML3W.
TGAGCAAACTCCTTATAGTCATTCCAAGATAAAGCTAATGCCCAGCTGTCAAACAACTGAATTGCATTTACACCTGCAGCGATTTGCATATTTAAATATTCTACCGTTACATCGGCAATCTTCTGAAGAATAATATGCGCCAACTTAGGCTCATTATTCAACATCAATTTGGTCAATTTAAAATCTTTTGATGAACCACCTTCGACTAAATAGCTCAAGATCGTAAAAGGTGCTCCAGCAAATCCGATCAAAGGAATACTACCATTCAAACGCTGTTGAATAACTTTAATAGCATCAGCTACATATTCCAATTTAGGTAGACAATCTGTTACCAATTTATCTGCATCAGCGTAAGAACGTACTGGATTGGCAAAACGAGGACCGACACCTTGTTCGAAACTCAAATCTCCACCCATTGCCTCTCCTGTTACCAAGATGTCAGAAAACAAAATTGCAGCATCAATCCCCAATAGATCAACAGGCAACATCGTAACATCAGCTGCAATCTCAGGAGTTTTGCACATTTCCAAAAAGGAGTATTTATTTTTAATCGCCCAATACTCAGGCATAAATCTACCAGCTTGACGCATCATCCACACCGGTGGGCGTTCTGTCTGCTGCGAGCGTGCAGCGCGAATCAATAAATCGTTTTGTAAAGTAGTAATCACTATATATGTTTTGAAATTTCGTTTTGTATTTTCCCAACTATACTGGCCTGACGTTCAGTCAAATTTAATTTTCTAGCCACATCAATATAAGCCTGAGCACGATCATAAGCCTCTTTTCTTAAGCTGATATTGGATAAATTAATCAAGATCATTCCCTTTTCATTATCTTTTTTCCAAGGTAATCTTGAAGCCAATTGGAAGTGATATTCGGCTTCATCTATGCGATCCTCATGTAGCGAAATAGTACCCATCATAAATTCATAAATATTACGACGTCCTTTTCTGAGACGATCAGGGTTCTTCACTTCTGCCAACAGAGTCTTTGCTTTTTCGTAGTTCTGCTTATGAAAAGAATCACTAGCCATCGCTACAGAGCTTTCTCGCAAATGACTCCACACGAGATAACAAACACCGCCCGCAATCAGGATGGAAATTTGATAATGTCCCGCATAGATGCCATAACCGATGAACAATAATGCAATAATAATAACAGCTACACGAGCCTTCAATGTCATCATAAAATACTAAGCGTTGTTGTCCGTAAATTTATATCCGACACCACGAATGGAATGAAAATAAATCGGATGCTTTTGATCAGGTTCAAAATATTTACGGAAAGTCAAGATAAAATTATCAATCGTTCGCGTAGATGGATAAACATCATAATTCCACACTGTCTCCAATATTTGCTCACGAGATACAGCTTCATTACGGCGCTCAATCAATAACTTCAACAGCATGGTTTCCTTCTTTGTTAAAGAAGTAATTGTCCCATCTGCATGATGCAATTCATAGGAATTAAAATAAATTGTTTTATCTCCAATCTGATAAGAATTTAATTCTTTCAAATCGTCTGGTTTTAAACTTCTACGCACCAAATTCCCTACCCTTAAGATAAGTTCCTCTAAGTTGAAAGGTTTTATTAGATAATCGTCAGCACCTTTTTTAAGGCCTGTTATACGATCCTCACTACTATTTTTAGCTGTTAAAAACATAATAGGAACTTCCGTATTTTGAAGTCGAATAGTTTCAGCGACTTGAAAACCATCTATTTCTGGAATCATGACATCCAAGATGATTAAATTAAAACGTTCTTCCTTGAATATTTTCAAAGCTTTTTTTCCGTCTGTTGCTGTTGTCACACGGTAACCTTCTAACTCCAAATTTAACTTGATAGCCTCTAACAAGTGTTCTTCGTCTTCTACGAGCAGTATGCGTTGTTTACTTTGCATTTTTATCAAATGTTACTTCAAAAATACTCCCCGAAGGAGCGTTATCTTTTACCTTAATATACGCGTTATGCTTTTGCAAAACGGTCTTTACTATATACAACCCCAAACCTGTACCTTTAGTTTTACGCGTCGCTTCACTTCCAACGCGATAAAATTTATTAAAGATAAGTTTTTTCTCATTATCACTGATGCCAATTCCATGATCAGCAACAGAAAAAACAATACCTTGGGCTTCATTGGTCAATTTTACAACAACATTCGCACAAGGTGGCGAATATTTAATCGCATTTTCAATCAGATTGGTAACCACATTGCTAATCGCAAATTTATCTGCATAAAGCATAACATCCGCATCCAATTTGGGTTTCAACACCTGAGTTCTACAGGCATTTTTCTGTAGGCGATCAACAATTTGCTCTACTAATTCGGTTAGGTTAAACTCTTCCTTAGGAAGATTAAAGTTACGACTTTCAAGCTTAGTAGTAAGCAATACATTCTCAACCAGATCATCTAGACGTTCAATATCCTTTAAAGAATTCTTTAAAAAAACTTGTTGTTGTTCTTTATCCAAATCCCGCTTTAAAATCGTTTGAATGTATAGCTTCACCGAAGCTAATGGCGATTTTAACTCATGCGTTATCGCTAACAAAAAATTCTGTTGCTGTTGCTGCAATTTCTGTTCGCGTACAAATAACTTTTTCAAACGCATCGCTCCCCATAAAAATATCAACAAGAAAAAAATACCCTCACCAATAATCATCGATTTCCTTTGTGGCTGAAACCGAGCAAGCATAACTCCCCACCAAATCAACTGAGAAGTAGCGTAGAATACAAGAAAATAAAATAAAACAAGTGCTTTTTTCATATAATATATTGCAACAGAACAAAAATAACGATAAAGAGATGTATAAAAAAATGTGTAGGACTTTATGACACTAAGAGG
It includes:
- the hemE gene encoding uroporphyrinogen decarboxylase is translated as MMRQAGRFMPEYWAIKNKYSFLEMCKTPEIAADVTMLPVDLLGIDAAILFSDILVTGEAMGGDLSFEQGVGPRFANPVRSYADADKLVTDCLPKLEYVADAIKVIQQRLNGSIPLIGFAGAPFTILSYLVEGGSSKDFKLTKLMLNNEPKLAHIILQKIADVTVEYLNMQIAAGVNAIQLFDSWALALSWNDYKEFAHYYNNQIISKLNRQDVPVISFCKGSSVFAPIMAESKPDVISVDWNADLKNIKQSLPAGIAVQGNLDPFVLYADKKVIKEKILQLFERMRGENGFIFNLGHGIMPDIPFDNVKYAIEVVKEFRY
- a CDS encoding response regulator transcription factor, which gives rise to MQSKQRILLVEDEEHLLEAIKLNLELEGYRVTTATDGKKALKIFKEERFNLIILDVMIPEIDGFQVAETIRLQNTEVPIMFLTAKNSSEDRITGLKKGADDYLIKPFNLEELILRVGNLVRRSLKPDDLKELNSYQIGDKTIYFNSYELHHADGTITSLTKKETMLLKLLIERRNEAVSREQILETVWNYDVYPSTRTIDNFILTFRKYFEPDQKHPIYFHSIRGVGYKFTDNNA
- a CDS encoding sensor histidine kinase, with the translated sequence MKKALVLFYFLVFYATSQLIWWGVMLARFQPQRKSMIIGEGIFFLLIFLWGAMRLKKLFVREQKLQQQQQNFLLAITHELKSPLASVKLYIQTILKRDLDKEQQQVFLKNSLKDIERLDDLVENVLLTTKLESRNFNLPKEEFNLTELVEQIVDRLQKNACRTQVLKPKLDADVMLYADKFAISNVVTNLIENAIKYSPPCANVVVKLTNEAQGIVFSVADHGIGISDNEKKLIFNKFYRVGSEATRKTKGTGLGLYIVKTVLQKHNAYIKVKDNAPSGSIFEVTFDKNAK